A genomic segment from Actinomyces lilanjuaniae encodes:
- a CDS encoding adenylyltransferase/cytidyltransferase family protein produces MRVGYVPGGFDMLHVGHLNILKEAAQRCDRLIAGVATDESLERMKGRPPIVPLTERMAMVAAMRMVDAVVADYDQDKRLAWHRTPFTILFKGTDWQGTDKGLRLEEEMAEVGARVVYLPYTPTTSSTMLRRTLLQEVASHSHQGVQ; encoded by the coding sequence ATGCGCGTGGGATACGTCCCCGGCGGGTTCGACATGCTGCACGTGGGGCACCTCAACATCCTGAAGGAGGCTGCCCAGCGCTGCGACCGCCTCATCGCGGGCGTGGCCACCGACGAGTCGCTGGAACGGATGAAGGGACGGCCTCCCATCGTGCCCCTGACGGAACGGATGGCCATGGTCGCCGCGATGCGCATGGTCGACGCCGTGGTCGCCGACTACGACCAGGACAAGCGCCTAGCCTGGCACCGCACCCCCTTCACCATCCTGTTCAAGGGGACGGACTGGCAGGGCACGGACAAGGGCCTACGCCTTGAGGAGGAGATGGCGGAGGTCGGCGCCCGCGTCGTCTACCTGCCCTACACCCCCACCACCTCCTCAACGATGCTGCGGCGCACTCTGCTCCAGGAGGTCGCCTCCCACAGCCACCAAGGGGTTCAGTGA
- a CDS encoding DUF58 domain-containing protein: MLDPYVTVGDYALVRVTVTSTRSRPLLPTRMEMPVGAGRAVFVVPVLPPGGSHDRGFVLPTRSRGVVVVGPVVSVARDPVGLLHLERTRTTAQTVHIHPRTLRLGAVLHGTLRDIEGAVTQDLSSSDVSFHALRDYVAGDDRRHVHWPTTARTGRLMVRQFEETRRSSLLVLLSVRAQDYAGEEDFETAVSVACSLAVDGLRDGRQVRLLTQDTSLPTASPLRLLDASCLLETHEATGTCDDLARHGYATSPEASVVVLVTGQETSRAVLAAARSLVPPSVSMLALRTGQRQLSRLHAGDLPVVDLDRLEQLPTALRKAA; encoded by the coding sequence TTGCTGGACCCCTATGTCACGGTCGGCGACTATGCCCTCGTGCGCGTGACCGTGACCAGCACACGCTCCCGCCCTCTCCTGCCCACCCGTATGGAGATGCCCGTGGGCGCGGGCAGAGCCGTGTTCGTGGTCCCCGTCCTGCCTCCGGGAGGCAGCCACGACAGGGGATTCGTCCTTCCGACCCGGAGTCGTGGAGTCGTGGTCGTGGGACCGGTGGTATCGGTGGCCCGCGACCCGGTGGGCCTGCTCCACCTGGAGCGCACCCGCACCACAGCCCAGACGGTCCACATCCACCCTCGCACGCTGCGTCTGGGAGCGGTCCTGCACGGGACGCTGCGAGACATTGAGGGTGCGGTCACTCAGGACCTGTCCAGCTCCGACGTCTCCTTCCACGCTCTGCGCGACTACGTCGCCGGAGACGACCGGCGCCACGTCCACTGGCCTACCACGGCGAGGACCGGCCGCCTCATGGTGCGACAGTTCGAGGAGACCCGCAGGTCCAGCCTCCTGGTCCTGCTGTCAGTCCGGGCGCAGGACTACGCGGGCGAGGAGGACTTTGAGACGGCGGTGTCAGTGGCCTGCTCCCTGGCGGTCGACGGCCTCAGGGACGGCAGGCAGGTCCGTCTACTCACTCAGGACACCTCCCTGCCCACAGCCTCGCCGCTGCGGCTGCTGGACGCCTCCTGCCTCCTGGAGACGCACGAGGCGACGGGAACTTGTGACGACCTGGCCAGGCATGGCTACGCCACCTCCCCCGAAGCCTCTGTCGTGGTTCTAGTCACTGGTCAGGAGACCTCACGGGCCGTCCTGGCCGCAGCCCGCTCCCTGGTCCCTCCCTCGGTGTCCATGCTGGCGCTGCGCACCGGGCAGCGCCAGCTGTCCAGGCTGCACGCAGGAGACCTTCCAGTAGTGGACCTCGACCGGCTCGAGCAGCTCCCCACTGCGCTGAGGAAGGCGGCATGA
- a CDS encoding fibronectin type III domain-containing protein codes for MSYEVRLSDGTTHTTQATSLTLRAPSVSAGTAYTATVRAVPSTGEPSAYSSPSASATPYGAPGAPGTPQVRASGSSLTVSWSPAAANGSPVRYTVRYSGPDGSGSKDVGSSTSYTVNATSGTWSFTVVASNDAGSTASSSTEYTHRTEPLAPSAPSAQATGSNGRIQVSASARAGNGWGASDLTVQYSVDQVTWTSSTTISGLTDGRGYTVYARVVSSDQRTSSVVSGASVTPYGPPGRPAISCSPGRSDQVECTWSAGASGGLPNTYQRRWRADDDDDWEGPVSLGSGERFSFAADDDDAQACVRARNSAGQYSDWACDEVDM; via the coding sequence ATGAGCTACGAGGTGCGCCTGAGCGACGGTACTACCCACACCACACAGGCAACGTCCCTAACCCTGCGGGCGCCGTCAGTCTCGGCGGGCACCGCCTACACGGCGACGGTGCGCGCCGTCCCCTCCACGGGCGAGCCCTCGGCCTACTCCAGCCCCTCTGCTTCAGCCACGCCCTACGGCGCCCCGGGCGCCCCAGGGACGCCCCAGGTCAGGGCCAGCGGCAGCTCACTGACAGTCTCATGGAGCCCCGCAGCCGCCAACGGCAGTCCCGTGCGCTACACCGTCCGGTACTCCGGTCCTGACGGCAGCGGCAGCAAGGACGTCGGCTCCTCGACCTCCTACACCGTGAACGCCACCTCGGGCACCTGGTCCTTCACCGTCGTGGCCAGCAACGACGCGGGATCCACCGCCTCCTCGTCCACCGAGTACACCCACAGGACCGAGCCCCTGGCTCCCTCCGCCCCCTCCGCGCAGGCCACCGGCTCCAACGGCCGGATTCAGGTCAGCGCCTCGGCACGCGCCGGCAACGGCTGGGGGGCCTCCGACCTGACCGTCCAGTACTCGGTCGACCAGGTCACCTGGACCTCCAGCACCACCATCTCAGGCCTGACAGACGGACGCGGCTACACCGTCTACGCCAGGGTCGTCAGCAGCGACCAGCGGACCTCCTCAGTGGTCTCCGGGGCCTCTGTAACCCCGTACGGCCCGCCCGGTAGGCCCGCCATCAGCTGCTCCCCGGGCCGCAGCGACCAGGTGGAGTGCACCTGGAGCGCAGGTGCCTCCGGCGGCCTGCCCAACACCTACCAGCGCAGGTGGCGGGCCGACGATGACGACGACTGGGAGGGTCCGGTCTCCCTGGGATCGGGCGAGCGCTTCAGCTTCGCCGCTGACGACGACGACGCGCAGGCCTGCGTACGCGCCCGCAACAGCGCGGGCCAGTACTCGGACTGGGCCTGCGACGAGGTAGACATGTAG
- a CDS encoding sugar transferase has translation MTTSSLTLPLPEQRQPPSSGHDTAAIPAPRSPWARVRADLMTWLVLNDLFAVALPAWVVAGVRRPEAALAVALTGLLMIVTAWLLGALGMDTIEQGSPSTGHLFTAGLATVPAAALLAGMPVAELLAGTSSTATPTETAVFMGLAVQVILAMAGRQVESAWLRRRRLEGYGLRRTLVIMGPGAQPMLTHLRRHPMDGFLIVGYLSSGQEASAHSATPVRSAQHIASVVRAEQIDVVMTVGSVLPEDLVTVMRGLESTQTRLIVAPGLQDVVPGRMSSLSITNGWTGVIAVRTRRTRALGKSLFDRLVGSLLLLAASPLLLVTALAVRLDSAGPAFYAQERVGREGVPFTMWKFRSMYSDADQRRDFVVSTGGDAGNEVMFKDRQDPRITRVGRTIRRLSIDELPQLLNVVRGEMSLVGPRPALPHEVEQYDAEARRRLLVKPGMTGLWQVSGRSDLSWASTVALDRHYVDNRGGALDARILAGTLRAVIGGKGAY, from the coding sequence TTGACCACCTCCTCCTTGACGCTGCCGCTGCCGGAGCAGCGCCAGCCACCCTCGTCGGGGCATGACACCGCCGCCATTCCTGCGCCGCGCAGCCCCTGGGCCCGCGTACGCGCGGACCTGATGACCTGGCTAGTCCTCAACGACCTGTTTGCCGTCGCCCTGCCCGCCTGGGTCGTCGCGGGTGTCCGACGCCCCGAGGCAGCACTAGCCGTCGCCCTGACCGGGCTGCTCATGATCGTCACCGCCTGGCTCCTAGGCGCCCTGGGGATGGACACGATCGAGCAGGGCAGCCCGTCAACGGGCCACCTCTTCACAGCAGGGCTGGCAACTGTCCCTGCAGCCGCCCTCCTGGCAGGCATGCCGGTCGCGGAACTGCTGGCGGGCACCTCCTCGACCGCGACTCCCACCGAGACAGCCGTGTTCATGGGACTCGCGGTCCAGGTTATCCTGGCCATGGCCGGGCGTCAGGTCGAGTCCGCGTGGTTGCGCCGACGCCGCCTGGAGGGCTACGGCCTGCGCCGTACCCTCGTCATCATGGGCCCCGGGGCACAGCCGATGCTCACCCACCTGCGCAGGCACCCGATGGACGGGTTCCTCATCGTGGGCTACCTGTCCTCCGGCCAGGAGGCCTCGGCACACTCAGCGACACCGGTCCGCAGCGCCCAGCACATCGCCTCGGTGGTCCGGGCCGAGCAGATCGACGTGGTCATGACGGTCGGATCGGTCCTGCCTGAGGACCTGGTCACGGTCATGCGCGGCCTGGAGTCCACCCAGACCCGCCTCATCGTGGCCCCCGGCCTGCAGGACGTCGTCCCGGGGCGCATGAGCAGCCTGTCCATCACCAACGGCTGGACCGGAGTCATCGCCGTGAGGACGCGTCGTACACGCGCGCTGGGCAAGTCGCTGTTCGACCGGCTGGTGGGCTCCCTGCTGCTTCTGGCAGCCTCGCCCCTGCTGCTGGTGACCGCCCTCGCCGTACGCCTGGACTCCGCCGGCCCGGCGTTCTACGCCCAGGAGCGCGTGGGCCGGGAGGGCGTCCCCTTCACCATGTGGAAGTTCCGCTCCATGTACTCCGACGCCGACCAGCGTCGCGACTTCGTGGTCAGCACGGGCGGTGACGCAGGCAACGAGGTCATGTTCAAGGACAGGCAGGACCCGCGTATCACCCGTGTGGGACGGACTATTCGGCGCCTGTCTATCGACGAGCTGCCCCAGCTGCTCAACGTGGTGCGCGGTGAGATGAGCCTGGTGGGACCCCGTCCCGCACTCCCCCACGAGGTCGAGCAGTACGATGCTGAGGCGCGCCGACGGCTCCTGGTCAAGCCTGGCATGACCGGGCTGTGGCAGGTCTCCGGGCGCTCTGACCTGTCCTGGGCCTCCACCGTGGCACTGGACAGGCACTACGTCGACAACCGTGGCGGGGCGCTGGACGCGAGGATCCTCGCTGGCACGCTGCGCGCCGTCATCGGCGGGAAGGGAGCCTACTGA
- a CDS encoding fibronectin type III domain-containing protein encodes MTVHWSRARTTAPRSPATRSPRWVGPGSGAARVPCQATGLTPGRSYSFQVVATSAVGDSAPSSPSPRRSSASLLTSRPPRAVGGQGELTVSWSAVAPIEGPP; translated from the coding sequence ATGACGGTGCACTGGTCCCGGGCGCGGACAACGGCTCCCCGGTCACCGGCTACACGCTCACCGAGGTGGGTGGGGCCGGGCAGTGGAGCTGCTCGGGTCCCCTGCCAGGCCACCGGGCTGACACCGGGCAGGAGCTACTCCTTCCAGGTGGTGGCCACCAGCGCCGTCGGTGACTCCGCGCCCTCCTCGCCCTCGCCCCGGAGGTCTTCAGCGTCGCTGCTGACGTCCCGGCCGCCCCGTGCTGTCGGCGGGCAGGGGGAGCTGACGGTGTCCTGGAGCGCCGTGGCGCCGATCGAGGGGCCACCATGA
- a CDS encoding Ig-like domain-containing protein, with protein MTSASDHLVARLNYPSREVDGAIRTTSASFDVTQDAADVLVPNTADSSVAAVDVAQVTLSEHTQLSQSDAVLQGGDRVVAVNSAEGTIRATTVDAVGSLAAVSPLISSMPAVTAVAGQDGSIHAVSATTGSLVSLPATADGWETAAATSLSLTPGTDLAVTAVGDQPVVLERGTGVLHLPEGGTTDLGQPGLTLQQAGPSADSVLVASRTALISVPLDGGEVTEIPASSSSSDQDSEDAPAGTPPEGVAAQPVRLGRCVYAAWSGSGQFVRECSGITGGNETLHDESLATSSAPVFRVNRDAIVLNDLETGTVWLPDEELVLLDDWTDVTAQTDDSSDVQDDSADTSEAQSPPERTEENHAPEASDDTFGARPGRSTLLPVLANDSDPDGDVLTATPLDAGGTVTAAPAQGGLALTIEVPSDATGTYSVPYTADDGRGMSDSAVATVEVHGPEVNEAPEQTTVPSLTVTEGAAGSLGVLGSWIDPDGDDLYLVSAHGEGLDVRASSEGTVTVREMGVGAGTREMTVVVSDGQETSTGTVSVDVRTTETTPPVTSADHVRVVAGSRVVVSPLDNDTSPSGTPLHLADVQDAPTGTEVSVDQQAGVFTFATDSSQTSDQDQTLYLTYDVMDGAGTSQGIVRIDVVARAEATVPRRWRTTPRSWLTQARQPSTRCPTTLTLRRHPGAAVRERPADSGVTVTVVEHSLLQFSAAGPVPPSTSVEYTVTNGTATTTGTVSVIPVASTDPQPPVVGDDTAVVRAGDVVSIPVLDNDSSPSGLALSVSSELGLAGQDLGTAWVSQDTVRFRADEQAGRTTLSYTTTDAHGQATPGAVTIEVRPRDDDTNSAPSPRGLEARTVSTSPAAVTVPLDGIDPDGDSVSLVGLDQAPSLGTVDVSSTWLTYTPLEDATGTDTFTYVVEDRLGAQATATVRVGVAAATETNTAPVATDDLVIAQPGRTVAVDVLSNDLDADGDVLSLEGTPTPPTLLSGCPPVAVGSSPTCLRRRRSTLSPTRCPTLGVAWTRAPSRSRSPRRRLWPARWGLTTTSPSTRWTPREWSPSRCSTTTSTPTALPGT; from the coding sequence GTGACCTCCGCCTCCGATCACCTGGTAGCCCGCCTCAACTACCCGTCACGGGAGGTGGACGGGGCGATCCGCACCACCTCAGCCTCCTTCGATGTCACCCAGGACGCCGCAGACGTCCTGGTACCCAATACCGCCGACAGCTCAGTCGCCGCCGTGGACGTGGCCCAGGTCACTCTCTCTGAGCACACCCAGCTCTCCCAGTCGGACGCCGTCCTCCAGGGAGGCGACCGGGTGGTCGCCGTCAACAGTGCCGAGGGCACCATCCGGGCCACCACGGTTGACGCGGTCGGGTCCCTGGCGGCAGTGTCCCCGCTCATCAGCAGCATGCCTGCCGTCACCGCAGTCGCGGGCCAGGACGGGTCGATCCACGCGGTCTCGGCCACGACCGGTTCCTTGGTCTCCCTGCCGGCCACCGCCGACGGCTGGGAGACGGCTGCCGCCACCTCCCTCTCCCTCACCCCCGGGACCGACCTGGCGGTCACGGCGGTCGGGGACCAGCCCGTGGTCCTGGAAAGGGGCACCGGCGTCCTCCACCTGCCCGAGGGAGGCACCACGGACCTGGGCCAGCCCGGACTGACCCTGCAGCAGGCCGGGCCGTCGGCGGACTCGGTCCTGGTCGCCTCCCGGACCGCCCTGATCTCCGTGCCCCTAGACGGGGGCGAGGTGACCGAGATACCTGCCAGCTCCAGTTCCTCCGACCAGGACAGCGAGGACGCCCCGGCCGGCACGCCGCCAGAGGGCGTCGCCGCCCAGCCGGTACGCCTGGGACGCTGCGTCTACGCCGCCTGGTCCGGGTCAGGCCAGTTCGTCCGGGAGTGCTCAGGGATCACCGGCGGAAACGAGACCCTCCACGATGAGTCCCTGGCCACGTCCTCCGCCCCGGTGTTCCGGGTCAACCGCGACGCCATCGTGCTCAACGACCTGGAGACCGGCACCGTGTGGCTTCCGGACGAGGAGCTGGTCCTGCTTGACGACTGGACCGACGTCACGGCCCAGACCGACGACTCCTCCGACGTCCAGGACGACTCCGCCGACACCTCCGAGGCCCAGTCCCCCCCGGAACGCACCGAGGAGAACCACGCGCCCGAGGCCAGTGACGACACCTTCGGGGCCAGACCCGGGCGCTCCACGCTGCTACCTGTCCTCGCCAACGACTCCGACCCTGACGGAGACGTCCTCACCGCTACGCCGCTGGACGCCGGGGGGACCGTCACAGCCGCACCCGCCCAGGGCGGGCTCGCCCTGACCATCGAGGTGCCCTCCGATGCCACCGGCACCTACTCCGTCCCCTACACGGCTGACGACGGGCGGGGAATGAGCGACTCCGCCGTGGCTACGGTGGAGGTCCACGGGCCAGAGGTCAACGAGGCACCCGAGCAGACCACCGTCCCTAGCCTGACCGTCACGGAAGGAGCCGCTGGCTCCCTGGGCGTCCTGGGCAGCTGGATCGACCCCGACGGGGACGACCTCTACCTTGTCTCCGCCCACGGCGAGGGCCTGGACGTCAGGGCCTCCAGCGAGGGCACCGTCACCGTGAGGGAGATGGGCGTCGGCGCGGGGACCAGGGAGATGACCGTCGTGGTCTCCGACGGCCAGGAGACCAGCACCGGGACCGTGTCCGTGGACGTCAGGACCACAGAGACGACCCCTCCTGTGACTAGTGCCGACCACGTGCGTGTCGTAGCCGGCTCGCGGGTCGTGGTCTCCCCGCTGGACAATGACACCTCCCCCTCCGGCACGCCGCTGCACCTGGCCGACGTCCAGGACGCGCCGACCGGTACCGAGGTCTCGGTGGACCAGCAGGCAGGCGTGTTTACCTTCGCCACCGACTCCTCCCAGACCTCCGACCAGGACCAGACCCTCTACCTGACCTACGACGTCATGGACGGGGCAGGCACCTCCCAGGGAATCGTACGCATCGACGTCGTAGCCCGGGCCGAGGCGACCGTGCCCCGCAGGTGGAGGACGACACCGCGCTCCTGGCTGACTCAGGCACGACAACCCTCGACCCGCTGTCCAACGACTTTGACCCTCCGGAGGCATCCTGGTGCTGCAGTCCGTGAGCGCCCTGCCGACTCCGGAGTCACGGTCACAGTCGTGGAGCACTCCCTGCTGCAGTTCTCCGCTGCGGGTCCGGTTCCTCCCAGTACGTCTGTGGAGTACACCGTCACCAACGGGACGGCCACCACTACCGGGACCGTCTCAGTCATTCCCGTCGCCTCAACCGACCCACAGCCTCCTGTGGTCGGGGATGACACCGCGGTCGTGCGCGCCGGAGACGTGGTCAGCATCCCTGTCTTGGACAACGACTCCTCGCCCTCAGGTCTGGCCCTGTCCGTCTCCTCCGAGCTCGGCCTGGCAGGGCAGGACCTGGGAACAGCCTGGGTCAGTCAGGACACGGTGCGCTTCCGTGCTGACGAGCAGGCGGGGCGGACCACTCTGTCCTACACGACAACCGACGCCCACGGCCAGGCGACCCCGGGCGCCGTCACCATTGAGGTCCGCCCCCGTGACGACGACACGAACTCAGCTCCCTCGCCACGAGGACTGGAGGCCCGTACGGTCTCCACGTCCCCGGCAGCCGTCACCGTTCCCCTGGACGGCATCGACCCCGACGGTGACTCCGTGAGCCTGGTCGGCCTGGACCAGGCGCCGTCCCTGGGAACGGTGGACGTGTCCTCCACGTGGCTGACCTACACCCCCCTGGAGGACGCGACCGGGACGGACACCTTCACCTACGTCGTCGAGGACCGCCTCGGCGCCCAGGCCACAGCCACGGTCCGCGTCGGGGTCGCTGCTGCCACCGAGACCAACACCGCCCCTGTCGCTACTGACGACCTGGTTATCGCCCAGCCCGGGAGGACTGTGGCCGTCGACGTCCTGTCCAACGACCTGGACGCTGACGGTGACGTCCTCTCCCTGGAGGGAACCCCCACCCCTCCGACCCTGCTCTCGGGGTGTCCACCCGTGGCGGTCGGCTCGTCGCCGACCTGCCTCAGGAGGAGGCGATCTACTCTGTCACCTACACGGTGTCCGACGCTCGGGGTGGCCTGGACACGGGCACCGTCACGGTCCAGGTCTCCCCGCAGGCGCCTCTGGCCAGCCCGGTGGGGGTTGACGACTACGTCACCGTCGACCAGGTGGACGCCCAGGGAGTGGTCACCGTCCCGGTGCTCGACAACGACCTCGACGCCGACGGCTCTCCCTGGGACCTGA
- a CDS encoding AAA family ATPase has translation MPLSQENATWFAEAFSTIVSNVGQALLGKEEVIRLALTAMLAEGHLLLEDAPGTGKTALARALAASVQGTSSRIQFTPDLLPSDITGVTVFDQANSSWQFHPGPVFSSIVLADEINRASPKTQSALLEVMEESTVTVDGTRHEVGRPFMVIATQNPVEQAGTYRLPEAQLDRFLLKTSVGYPAREALTQILAGSARPDRSRDLAPVVASSVVASMADLAAANHVEGSVLDYISALVEATRQAEETRMGVSTRGAISMTRAARVWAAAQGRTFVLPDDVKDLAHVVWDHRLVMDPDAEFTGATAAGVLTSVLSSVPAPTRRS, from the coding sequence ATGCCCCTGAGTCAGGAGAACGCGACCTGGTTCGCCGAGGCCTTCTCCACGATCGTCAGCAACGTCGGGCAGGCCCTCCTCGGCAAGGAGGAGGTCATACGCCTGGCGCTGACGGCCATGCTCGCTGAGGGGCACCTCCTGCTGGAGGACGCCCCCGGAACCGGTAAGACAGCACTGGCACGCGCCCTGGCGGCCTCCGTGCAGGGCACGAGCTCGCGTATCCAGTTCACCCCGGACCTGCTGCCCAGCGACATCACCGGCGTGACGGTCTTTGACCAGGCCAACAGCTCCTGGCAGTTCCACCCCGGCCCTGTCTTCTCCTCGATCGTCCTGGCCGACGAGATCAACCGGGCCAGTCCCAAGACCCAGTCCGCGCTGCTGGAGGTCATGGAGGAGTCCACGGTGACCGTGGACGGCACCCGCCATGAGGTCGGACGGCCCTTTATGGTGATCGCCACCCAGAACCCCGTGGAGCAGGCAGGCACCTACCGGCTGCCCGAGGCCCAGTTGGACCGCTTCCTGCTCAAGACCTCCGTCGGCTACCCGGCCCGGGAGGCACTGACCCAGATTCTGGCAGGCTCAGCCAGACCTGACCGCTCCCGGGACCTGGCACCGGTCGTGGCCTCCTCCGTCGTGGCCTCCATGGCGGACCTAGCGGCAGCCAACCACGTGGAGGGGTCAGTCCTGGACTACATCAGCGCCCTGGTCGAGGCCACGCGCCAGGCTGAGGAGACCCGTATGGGCGTGTCCACCCGAGGCGCCATCAGCATGACGCGTGCAGCACGGGTGTGGGCGGCAGCCCAGGGCCGCACCTTCGTCCTGCCCGACGACGTCAAGGACCTGGCCCACGTCGTGTGGGACCACCGCCTGGTCATGGACCCCGACGCGGAGTTCACTGGCGCCACCGCTGCGGGAGTCCTCACCTCGGTGCTGTCGTCAGTGCCCGCACCCACGCGACGCTCGTGA